A region of the Thermogemmatispora onikobensis genome:
CGACTCGCTGAGCCAGCTTGCACAATCCCTGGCCTGCTCCTGGCTTGTCGCTTGCGCAAGCGACCGCTCGTCTAGCCGTCAGGTCACACTGCCCCACTTGCGCAAGCAACTGGGATAGGTCAGAAGCCGGCGAGTCGCTCTATTCTGAAATCTGATCCGACTGATACTTCAACCATCGGCGCTTGCCCATCTGTTCGGTATGAGCAAGCGAGCGAGGAAAAGCAGAAGAACAGCGGGAAGAACACCAGGCTGATCCTGGCTCCCTCCCGCTCTTACTAGCAGACAACCTGGATCATCCAGGCATATTATACGTTGTCAGTGGAGCAGACGGCAGGCTCTCGCAGTCGGCTCTGGCCACAAAGCATGGTCGCCGCGCTAGCAATCCGCTCTGGCGCCAGCGAAAGCCGTCGCTTGCCTTCTGGCGGAACCACGTCTGTTCAACGCCACTGCAAGGCGCGCGACAGGTGGCAAATGACCAGGCCACAGTCAGAAGGCTGAGCAGGTGGGCATGCAGCCGTGAGCAGTTCCTACCAGCAACATCGGGCCGGGCCTGGCCGGGCTGAGGCTGTTCGCCGGCAAGCCTGGCTAGATCAGCTCGGTGCCGTGAGCTGTATCGCGCACCTCGAAGCCATAGGCTTTGATTTGCTCGCGTAAGGCATCCGAGCGTTGCCAATCGCGGGCGGCGCGGGCCGCCTCGCGCTCGCGCACCAGAGCCAGCACCTCCTCGGGGATGGAGCGCGGCTGGCGCGGAGCCACCGTCTCCAGGCGTAGGCCGAGCACGCGGTCAAAGTCCAGTAGCAAGCGACGCCGCTCGGCGGGCGGAATGCGCTGATTACGAAGCGCGCGGTGGGCCAGATTGAGAGCTGTGGGCAACTCCAGATTATCGTTAATTGCCTCGTGGAAGGCGTCCCGCAGACGCTGAGCCTCCTCGGACCAGGGACCTGTCGCCCCCGCGCCGTCGGCGGGCAGCTCTGCCAGCGTCTCGCGCAGGTTGTTCAAGCCGTTCTGCGCCGCCGCAATCGACTCATCAGTGAAGTTGATCTTTGAGCGATAGTGCGCGGTCAACAGCAGATAGCGCAGAGCCAGCGGCTCAATGCCGCGCTCCTTCAGCGTTGAGAGCAGCACCACATTGCCCTTCGAACGGGCCATCTTGGCGTTGCCGAAATCCAGAAACTCGCCGTGGACCCAATAGCGCACTGGCGGCTTGCCGCTGACGCCCTGGCTCTGCGCGATCTCATCCTCGTGATGGGGAAAGATCAGATCGACCGCGCCCGTGTGGATATCGAACTGTTCGCCGAGGTACTTGACGGACATGGCCGAGCACTCGATATGCCAGCCAGGGAAACCAAGGCCCCAAGGGCTATCCCAGTTCATCTGACGCCTGGGACTGCCATGCTTCCAGAGCGCAAAGTCCTCGGGAGACTCCTTGTCATCGGCCACCTCCATCTGTTCGCGTCCGTGCCCACCGGCCCGCAGCTGCTCTAAGGTATTGCCGGAGAGCTTGCCGTAGTCCGGGAAGCGACTCACATCGTAGTAGACGTTGCCTTCCTTGGTCACGTAAGCCAGCCCCTTCTCGATGAGCCTGGCGACCATCTCCTGCATCTCAGAGATGTGCTCGGTTGCCTTGGGCGCAATGTGGGGCGGCAGAATGTTCAGCTCGGCAGCGTCCTCTTCGTAGCGGCGTGTATAGTAGGCGGCAATCTCATAGGCTGAGCGACCCGTCCGGCGCGCCTCATGCTCAATCTTATCCTCGCCGCTCTCCTCAACGTCGTTCTGCAAATGGCCTACATCCGTGATGTTGCGCACCAGCAGCACCTCGTAGCCGTTGTATTCGAGCATGCGGCGAAGCCAGTCGGTCATCAGGAACGTGCGAAAGTTGCCGATGTGGATGTCACGATAAACGGTGGGACCGCAGCTATAGATGCCCACCTTTGGCGGATGCAGCGGCTCAAAACGCTGTTTCTCTCGACCGAGTGTATTATAAAGCACAATCGGCCTGGCCGATATGCTGCTCATTGTGCTCTTCTCTCCTAATGTGCAGAAATGCTCATAGAACTGTACCCAAATGGAGCCGAGGGTCAGGGAAGCAGACAGACAAGCAGTACGCTAATTGCACGTGTTGCGGTCAGAAACAGCGTGGGTACAGAAGTGTGTTGCAGCTCGTGGTATAGCCGCCATTATGCCCATAGCACCTTCAGTCCTTTGATTTCTCTGCCCTGTGTCTCTCGTCTTGTCGGGCCTCAACTGATCTGCGCTCGCGCCTGGGGACAGGTCGCGATAGCGAGCGCTTGCGCGGAGGCCAGTCTGCGTGTCAGCCGGGAGGGAGCCACCGATGTGTGACGGTCAAGGAAGGTCCGTCTTCGCTAGTATAGCATACTCTCAGGCGCTGGTATAGTCCCACACAGAAATTGCCGGGTTTTTTCCACTCTGCGGCCATTGTCCATCATTTTTTTCGGTTTGCGCCCCCAGTTCCGTCTACAGGGTAGAAGGCCAAAGCCGCAGGCAGGGACAGAGCTGGCAGCGCTGGCCTCCCCTTGTCCAGGCTGATAGCGGTCTTTCTGCGGGCTGCCCTCCAGGGGCGGCAATCTCCTGCCGTGCTTTCTCTGCTATGTTCAACCCCTGGCTCGCTCTTGCCAGGCCGATGCGGCGGGAGATATCAATCTATAGTAGCTATATTAGCAGTGTTCTGATATAGCTAAGATTTCGGGATTATAAAGACAATCTCGAAATCGGTAGTGAGCCGGCCAGCCAGTCAGCCAGTCAGCCAGTCAACCAGCCAGCCGGTCTCAGGCAAACAAATAAGCAAGAAAGAAAGAAAGGAGAGAATCTATGCTGTACGGTCGAGAACAGTCTAAGCGGCGCACCTGGCGGTTCTTCCCCTATGATGGGCCGGGTCCTTATGATGATGACAATGGTGGAGAGAGCCGCTGGAAGCCCGGCACCTCGCCCGAGGATACTGATCCTGAAGAAGAGGAAGGGGAGGAATCGCAAGTCGGCGGTGAAGAAGCGGGGCAGTAGCTCGTCTCTCGCTGCCCGCCACTGCAGGTGAGCATGGGCACCGGCTCAGAGGAGCGCTGATCGCTTGCCTGAGCCAGTGACGTTAGCTCCCTGGTCAGCTGTGCTGATGGCAGGAAGAGCGCACCAACCCTCTGCGAGCTCTGCCCAGCACATCCTATCACAGACACCTTCGGAAGAGCAATCGCCGCGGCGAGGCCGAGAGCGGAGCGTGCTGGCCGTCCAAAGCCAGGGCCCTCCAGCTCTGGACCTGGGCCGCGGCGGTCTGGTCTTCGCAGGCTGCAGCGACCTGAATGCTCACTGGTTGCCGGCGGTGCCTGGGGATGGCTCTCGCACCGCGAAGTAAACGGCCTGGGGATGATGGACCACGATGGCAGCCGTTGACTGCTCCGGCACCAGCTGATAACCGGCGGTCAGCTCGACCCCGATACTCCTCTGAACCGGCAGCAGGGTGAATAAGACGCGGTGATCCTCCAGGTCGGGAATCGCAGGATAGCCCCAGCTATAGCGTCTGCCTCGTCCTTCGTGCTCTCTCAAGCCCAGCTCACGCCGGATGTGTTGATTGGCATACTCGGCCAATGCCTCTGCCATCTGGACCGATAACCCATGAAGAAAGTAGGCCTCCGCATAGCGTCCCTCCTGCTGAAGCTGGTGAACCAGCTCCGAAGGCCCGGGGCCTACAGTGACCACCTGCAGCGCTACGACGTCGATGAGGCCGCTGGCCGTCGAGGCAAAATAGTCGGCCAGACAGAGCCGTTCGCGCTCGCGCTGGCGTGGGAAGCGGAAGCGAGCCAGCTCGCGCAGGGCCTGGCCATCCTCCGTAAGCGACTGCGGATCATAGATGATCAGGCTATTGCCCTGCGACTGGCAGGGATAGTAGCCATAGATGACGCGCGGCTGCAGATAGCGCTGTTGCCTGGCCTCGCGTAGCATGCGCTCCAGGCGCGGGCGAAACTCCTGCGTCACCAGACGTGCGAAGTCGTCTCCGTGTGCCTTACCGCCCCAATGCAGGCGGAAGAGCGTATTCTCATCCAGGCAGGCGGCAATGTCCTCCAGGCCGATGCGCTCCAGTACGCGCGGTCCCCAGAAAGGCGGCTTAGGGATGGAGGGAGCGGGCTTGATGCTGGTCGACGGCTGCTCGTCCTGTGTCGCGGACCCGCTAGTGGGGGCGGTCTGCTGCTGTTGCTGCTGCTTTTGCAGCTCGCGGAGGGCTTCCTGCTTAATACGCTCCACGAAGGCCTCGCGCTCGTGGGGATCACCGGTCAGGCGATCCATAATCTCCAGGCCCTCGAAGGCATCGCGGGCATAAAAGACCCCTGGCTCGTAAGGAACCAGGTGCCCTTTCTCGCGCGTGGTGCCGTCCGTCTCCTCGACAAAGAGGATGCGGCGGCCATAGGCGCGATTAATGGCGGCTCCGCCTACGATCACCGGATAGCGCAGGCCGCGGCGGTGCAGCTCCTGAACGCAGAGCGGCATCTGCTTCGAAGTGCTGACCAGCAGGGCCGAGAGGCCGATGGCGTCGGCATTGACCTCGACGGCCTTGTCGAGGATCGTATTGAGCGGAACCTGCTTGCCCAGATCGTAGACCGTATAGCCGTTATTGCTTAGGATCGTATTGACCAGGTTTTTGCCGATGTCGTGGACATCCCCGAAGACGGTGGCCAGCACAACTCGTCCCTTGGTATAGCCCTCTTTGCGCTCAAGATAGCCCTCCAAATGGGCCACGGCCCGCTTCATGACCTCGGCAGACTGCAGGACGAAGGGCAGAATCAGCTCGCCGGCGCCGAAGCGATCACCGACCTCCTTCATCGCTGGCAAGAGCACCCCGTTGAGCACCTGGACAGCGGCCTCGCTGGCTTTCAAGCCGGAGGCAGAGGCCGCGCAGCGCTCCTGGATGGCCTGGGTGATCAGCTCCTCGATGCCCTCCTTGCGTCGATGCAAAATCTGCCAGTGGATGCGCTCATCGGTACTCAAGCCCTCCGTAGGATCGCTCCGTATCTCCGCTCCTGTTTCAGGTTGAGCATACTCCTCAAAATAGGCAATATAGCGTGGCAGCGCTTCAGGACGGTTGTAGATCAGATCCTCGGCCAGGCGGCGCTGCTCCTCGGGAATCTCCGCATAAGGTTTGATATGGGCGGGATTCACGATGGCGGCGTCCAGGCCGGCGCGAACGGCGTGGTAGAGAAAAACGCTGTTGAGCACGGCGCGAGCTGGCGGCTTTAGGCCGAAGGAGACGTTGCTCACACCCAAGAGCGTCAGAGCGCCGGGCAGCTCGGCCTTGATCCGGCGCAGAGCCTCCAGGGTCTCGATAGCGGCTGTGCGCAGGTCCTCCTGGCCCGTCGTGATAGGAAAGGTCAGGGGATCGAAGAGCAGCGCCTTGGGCGCCAGCCCATACTCCTCGACGCAAATTTCATAGATGCGGCGAGCCACCTCCAGCTTGCGCTCAGCGCTTCTGGCCATACCGGCCTCATCGATGGTCAACGCCACTACTGCCGCCCCATGTTCGCGGGCCAGGGGCACCACCCGCTCAATACGCTCGCGCCCATTCTCCATGTTTATCGAATTGATAACGGCCCGGCCCGGGTAGACCTCTAACGCCGCCTGAATGACCGCTGGCTCCGTCGAATCGATGAAGAGCGGTACCTCGATGCTCTGGGAAAGCTTCTTGATGGTCTGGGCCATCTGCACGGCCTCATCGCTGCGCTCCGTGAGGGCCACGCAGACATCCAGGGCGTGTGCGCCACCCTCAACCTGTTCGCGGGCAATGGCCAGCAGCGCATCGTAGTCATCGCGCAGCAGGGCCTCCTTGGCCTTGCGGCTCCCCTGGCTATTGACGCGCTCGCCGATCAACAGTGGTGGCGGGTCCTGTCGCAGATTGGTTGCGCGCATGCCGCTGGCTACCAGAGGGAGCGAGACGGTGGCAAAGCTGCGTCGCTGGAGCACCTCGTCGGCTGCCGGACGCGGGCGACGCGGTGCCGTCCGGCAGGCTTGCACGATGGCCTGCAGGTGGGCATGAGAGCTACCGCAGCAGCCCCCCACGATATTGACGCCGAAGTCGGTAATAAACTCGCGCAGGGCGGCTGCCATTGCCTCGGGGGCGAGCGGATAGACGGCTTTGCCGCCAACGTTCAGGGGAATCCCGGCGTTAGGGATCGTTGAAATTGGCAACGGGCAGTGTTCCGCCAGGTAACGCACCGGTTCGCGCATATGCTCAGGGCCGGTCGAGCAGTTGAGGCCAATGACCTGCACCCGCAGCCCGACCAGGGTCGCCATCACAGCGGCGATATCCGTGCCGAGCAGCATGCGCCCGCTGGTATCGAGTGAAACCTGGGCCTGAATCGGCACATGTCGCCCGGTTTGCTCCATCGCGCGGCGCAGGCCCGTCACAGCCGCGCGCACCTCCAACAGATCCTGGCTGGTCTCGATCAAGAGCACGTCGACGCCGCCCTCCAACAAAGCGGCGGCCTGCTCCTGGAAGACCGTCACCAGCTGCTGATAGGTGATATTGCTCAACACCGGATCGTCTGAGGATGGCAGCATGCCAGTGGGGCCAATCGAACCCGCCACGAAGCGTGGCCAGTCGGGCCTACTGTAGCGGTCGGCTAACCGGCGGGCCAGGCGTGCGGCGGCCAGGTTAATCTCGCGGGTGCGCTCCCCAAGGCCATACTCATTAAGCTTCAGGCGACTGGCCGTGAACGAATTGGTCTCCAATACATCGCAGCCCGCTTCCAGAAAGCCCACATGGATCTCCTCGATCACCTCCGGTCGCGTCAGCACTAAATACTCGTTGCAGCCCTCGGTAGCAGGTCCACCGTAGTCGGCGGCAGTCAGCTGATAGGTCTGAATTGTGCTGCCCATAGCACCATCGAAAATCAAGACGCGCTGTGCCAGGGCCTCCAGAAAGCGGCTCATAAGCAGACCGCTTGCCTCCTCTACGCTCTTACTTGTATTCCTCCTCCGGTCAGGCAGGCAGACAGGCAAGCGATGCAAGATGCTCAGCGCTGGCTGCTTAGCTGCAGCCGGAGTCAGTTGTCGGGTCGTATGTGACCTAGCGCATCGCTCGGAGCGAGGTAAGTAGCCCCGAAGTCAATGGCCTTGGGCGCGGTGGTCAGCAGCAAACAGGCTCTCTGGAATAAGCAAGAAGAAGCGCCGATATCGCAAGTCGCTGACGCGACGCTGACCGGGTTGTTCTATTATAGCACGTTTCTCGATTCAAGCTGAGTTGAAATCGGTCCCCAGGTGGTGCGGGAGGGAGCGGTCTGCCGTCCCTGGTCCTGTGGGGCTGGACTGGGCCGCTCCACGATTGCCGGGAAGCGGGGGCAGGGAGCGAAGATCGCGTACACATGAGGGAGAGGTGGTCAGATAGCGCCCTCTCTCCCTCACTCAATTCGTAGCCGTGGCCTTCTGGCGGAAAGGCTCCCAAATCTGCACGGTACCATCCCATGAGCCGGAAGCGATGGCCTCGCCAGCGGGCGACCAGGCCAGCGTGCTCACCCAATCGCTGTGACCACGATAGCTTAAGAGCGGAGTTGGCAGCGTGCCCTCGCCGGTGGGCCGCCAGACATGGACCTGCTCATCGACGCTGCCGGAAGCGATCAGGTGGCCATCGGGCGACCAGGCCACGCAGGTCACGCCGCCATTATGGCCGTAGTAGCAGAGCGGTTCGCGCCCGCCGTCGATCCCACGTGGGTCGCGGGCCTCCCAGATCTGGACTGATTGATCATCGCTGGCGGAGGCCACAAAGCGCCCATTGGGCGACCAGACCACCGCGTTCACCTTATCATGGTGGCCATAATAAATGCGAATGTTGCCCCCGGTGCTTGCCGTTGGCTCCCAGACATGGACCGTGCGATCCTCGCCTCCAGAGGCAAGCTGACGACTATCGGGTGACCAGGCTAGAGCGGCAATACTTCCGTGGTGGCCGCGGTAGGTGCAGACGATGCGGCGGGTGGCAATCTCCCAGACCAGGACGATCCGTTCCTCGCCGGCGGCGGCCAGGTACCTCCCATCGGGCGACCAGGCCACTGCCAGGATACGCTCGCTGAGGCCCTCGTAGCGTGCGCCGGCGGGTGACTGCAGTCGGGCTGCACGGGCATCCTGGGGCAGGACAGCGAGCAGCTGGACCACCTCGGACAGCAGTCCATCGGTCATGGCCAAATAACGCCCATCGGGTGACCAGGCGATAACAGGCGCCTCCAGGGAGAGGCCACGCTGTATCAGCAGCGTTTCCCCGGTGTGACTATCCCAAATCTGGACGCTCTCATCCTGACTGCTGGAAGCCAGATAGCGCCCGTGGCTGGCCCAGGCCAGCGAGGCCACCCGGGCACTGTGGCCACGATACACCAGGCGAGGTGTGGTCACCACGGATGAGGGCGACGACTCGCCGGATGGTGCTGCCGCTAATTGAGCAGCAGCCGGGGCAAAAGGCAGCGGCGATTTAAACTGCGAGCGAGGCAGAGGAGAAAGCGGGAGGCGCTCCTGACGACTGGCCCGTTCCAACTCACGGGCGAACTCCTCCACCGAAGGAAAGCGCTCATTTGGGTCCTTCGCCAAAGCGCGCATTACCACCTGTTCTACTGACGGTGGAACCGTCGGAGCGCGTTCGCGCAGCGATGGCGGAGGAGTAATCTGATGCTGCAGGGCAATCTCCTGGGTGGTGCCCACGAAAGGCCAATCGCCCGTCAGCCACTCATAGACCACGACCCCCAGGGCATACTGATCGCTGGCCAGCCGGGGGCGTCCGCGTAGCTGCTCCGGAGCCGCGTAAGGAACCGTTCCCTCGAAACCCTGCAGCTTCTCGCGGCGGTAGCCTGCGCTGCGCGCCACCGTTGCAATATCGAAATCGCTCAGCCAGACCTGGTTGTCGGGTCCCAGCAGCATATTGTGGGGTTTAATATCACGATGGATGAGCTTATAGCTGTGGATATACTGCAAGGCCGCAGCCACCTGGCGCACGTAAGAAACCACCGTGGGCAGAGGCAGAGGAGTACCGCGTGGATGCCGCTCGCGCAGTGTTCCATGTGGGGCATAGGCCATCACAATGAACGGCAGCCCATCCTCCGCTCCAAAATCGAAGACGCGCACAATGTGTGGATGCTCCAGCCGTGTTAAAATCTGCGCGCGGATCAGCAGCTCGGCCAGCTCCTGACTGGAGAGCTGCGCCTCAACCACTTTGAGCGCCGCCTGGGCCCCCGTGCGCACGTGCTCCCCCAAGTAGACGCGCGTCATATGGCCCTGGCCCAGCAGGCGCACCAGCCGATAGCCTCCAAGCCGCTGATCGATTCGACTGACCATAGCGCTCTTCTCCCCTCGCAAGGTGCCTACTTTGGCCACCGCCGTCATCTCCCCCTTCTTCCTTGCGAGTCCTCTTGTTGGAGGATTCTAGAAAATGGGCGAAGAACATGTCAAGCGGATAGTCAAGATGGTATATGTTGATGCTTTTTGTGGCCTCTTGTGCAATAGTGAGAACGGAAGACGGGAGGGCCGCAGAAAAGGGAGCCTGGCGCCAGGAAATGAGCAGAGGACAGGGCAGCTCAGCCCAGCGAGCTAGCGGTATCTGCCAGCAAATCCTCCAGCGTCCGGGCGAAACGCTCGACCTCCTCCTCGGAATTATAGTAATGCACCGAAGCGCGCACCAGCGTCTGGAGGCCGTGGGCCTGCATATCCAGTAGCGCGGCCTGCTGAGAGACCACCGAGACATTGATGCGCTGGCGGCGCAGCGCCTGGCGAAGCGTCTCGGCCTCCCAACCCTCCACCGTGAAGGTCACAATGCCGCCCTGAACCACGCCCCGATCATGGACAATGACCCCTGGCAGCGGAGTGAGACGTGTACGCAGCAGATAGGCGAGATCGCGAATACGGCGCCAGAGCCGTTGCTGATCCCATTGCAGGAAATAATCGATAGCTGCCCCCAGGCCCAGACGATTGGCAATACTTGCCTCCCAGCACTCAAAGCGGCGCGCGTCGGGACGCAAGGCATACTGGTCGGGCGCTGTCCAACTGGCGGCGTGTAGATCGATGAGCGGCGGCTCCAATTGCTCTAACACCTCCTGACGCACATACAAGAATCCTGTACCACGCGGACCACGCAAGAACTTGCGTCCTGTACCTGCCAGGATATCGCAACTGAGCGCGCGCACATCCAGTGGCATCTGGCCGACCGATTGCGTCGCATCCAACAGATAGAGCACGCCGGCCTCCCGCGCGATCCGTCCCACCTCAGCCGCGGGATTGACCAGGCCATTATTCGTCGGCACGTGCGTCAAAGCAATCACACGGACGCGCTCATCGATGGCCTGGCGCAGGGCGCTCACAGAGATTTGGCCGTACTCATCGTCAGGGATCACCTCAACGCGGACACCGGAGCGGCGCCTCATCTGCAAGAAAGCCAGATAGTTGCTGGCATATTCGGCCATGCCGGTCAGAATACGATCGCCCGGTCTAAACGGAATGGCGTAGAAAGCCATATCCCAGGCGCGGGTAGCGTTCTCCACCAGGGCTACCTCGTCTGGCTGGCAGCCGAGCAGCGAGGCTACTGCCTCGTAGACGTGAGCGATCGCCTCGCGTGCCTCCTCGGCGGCTTCGTAGCCGCCGTAGTGGGCCTCACGCTGGAGATGAGCGCTCACAGCCTCTAAGACAGGCTGAGGCATCAAGGCGGCCCCAGCATTATTGAAGTGAAGCACCTCTGTGCATCCTGGCGTCTCCGCGCGTACCTGAGCCAGATCAAAGGCCCGTGTCTGCCGTTCCATATTATCCTGCTCCGTTCTCGGTCCCGGTTAGCTGGGCGGCTGGCTGCTCACGTCTTGCAGATGCAGATCGAACCCTTAGCGCTTCCGTCTTGCCTGATTCGGATCTGGCTTGCTAGCTCAAGGAGAGCCTGGACCTGCCCCTGTGCTGGCCACACCAGGCAAGAAGGAGCCTGGCGCCGCGCAGCCGCCCAGCGGCGAACGAGCGATTTCGTGCAGCCACCGCTGGAGCTGGCAGCGCCAGGAGCCTCAATCACGGGGGACGACTGGTTTACTCCCCGACAGGGATCACGACCCGACCCTGACCGGTGGGCGGCATGTTGGGACCACTGCCGACCCAGCGTACAGCGGTGCCAATGGCCGTCACCTCCATCCATTCGCCGTTATGCAGGTACTGGACCTGGATGTCGACGCCAATCACGCCATCGGCCCCCAGCTGATCGGCCTCAAACTGCATCCGGCTCAACGCCAGCTCGCGCGCCTGATACATCAGCTGGGTGTATTCCTTCAGCTCTCCCTGGAAGTGGGACTTAATCCCCGCCAGCCAGTTGCGAATAGCACCCATTGAGTAAATGCAGTTGCCCATCACCAAACCCAGGGGCTGAAAGCCCTTGTCGACAACCAGCCAGAATTCCTGCCCGCTGAGATCGGAGGTAAACGCCCGGCCCCGGTAGCCCGGTCGGACATCCATCGCTGTTCGTGGTTCGC
Encoded here:
- the metH gene encoding methionine synthase → MSRFLEALAQRVLIFDGAMGSTIQTYQLTAADYGGPATEGCNEYLVLTRPEVIEEIHVGFLEAGCDVLETNSFTASRLKLNEYGLGERTREINLAAARLARRLADRYSRPDWPRFVAGSIGPTGMLPSSDDPVLSNITYQQLVTVFQEQAAALLEGGVDVLLIETSQDLLEVRAAVTGLRRAMEQTGRHVPIQAQVSLDTSGRMLLGTDIAAVMATLVGLRVQVIGLNCSTGPEHMREPVRYLAEHCPLPISTIPNAGIPLNVGGKAVYPLAPEAMAAALREFITDFGVNIVGGCCGSSHAHLQAIVQACRTAPRRPRPAADEVLQRRSFATVSLPLVASGMRATNLRQDPPPLLIGERVNSQGSRKAKEALLRDDYDALLAIAREQVEGGAHALDVCVALTERSDEAVQMAQTIKKLSQSIEVPLFIDSTEPAVIQAALEVYPGRAVINSINMENGRERIERVVPLAREHGAAVVALTIDEAGMARSAERKLEVARRIYEICVEEYGLAPKALLFDPLTFPITTGQEDLRTAAIETLEALRRIKAELPGALTLLGVSNVSFGLKPPARAVLNSVFLYHAVRAGLDAAIVNPAHIKPYAEIPEEQRRLAEDLIYNRPEALPRYIAYFEEYAQPETGAEIRSDPTEGLSTDERIHWQILHRRKEGIEELITQAIQERCAASASGLKASEAAVQVLNGVLLPAMKEVGDRFGAGELILPFVLQSAEVMKRAVAHLEGYLERKEGYTKGRVVLATVFGDVHDIGKNLVNTILSNNGYTVYDLGKQVPLNTILDKAVEVNADAIGLSALLVSTSKQMPLCVQELHRRGLRYPVIVGGAAINRAYGRRILFVEETDGTTREKGHLVPYEPGVFYARDAFEGLEIMDRLTGDPHEREAFVERIKQEALRELQKQQQQQQTAPTSGSATQDEQPSTSIKPAPSIPKPPFWGPRVLERIGLEDIAACLDENTLFRLHWGGKAHGDDFARLVTQEFRPRLERMLREARQQRYLQPRVIYGYYPCQSQGNSLIIYDPQSLTEDGQALRELARFRFPRQRERERLCLADYFASTASGLIDVVALQVVTVGPGPSELVHQLQQEGRYAEAYFLHGLSVQMAEALAEYANQHIRRELGLREHEGRGRRYSWGYPAIPDLEDHRVLFTLLPVQRSIGVELTAGYQLVPEQSTAAIVVHHPQAVYFAVREPSPGTAGNQ
- a CDS encoding aminotransferase class V-fold PLP-dependent enzyme; translated protein: MERQTRAFDLAQVRAETPGCTEVLHFNNAGAALMPQPVLEAVSAHLQREAHYGGYEAAEEAREAIAHVYEAVASLLGCQPDEVALVENATRAWDMAFYAIPFRPGDRILTGMAEYASNYLAFLQMRRRSGVRVEVIPDDEYGQISVSALRQAIDERVRVIALTHVPTNNGLVNPAAEVGRIAREAGVLYLLDATQSVGQMPLDVRALSCDILAGTGRKFLRGPRGTGFLYVRQEVLEQLEPPLIDLHAASWTAPDQYALRPDARRFECWEASIANRLGLGAAIDYFLQWDQQRLWRRIRDLAYLLRTRLTPLPGVIVHDRGVVQGGIVTFTVEGWEAETLRQALRRQRINVSVVSQQAALLDMQAHGLQTLVRASVHYYNSEEEVERFARTLEDLLADTASSLG
- the cysS gene encoding cysteine--tRNA ligase, whose translation is MSSISARPIVLYNTLGREKQRFEPLHPPKVGIYSCGPTVYRDIHIGNFRTFLMTDWLRRMLEYNGYEVLLVRNITDVGHLQNDVEESGEDKIEHEARRTGRSAYEIAAYYTRRYEEDAAELNILPPHIAPKATEHISEMQEMVARLIEKGLAYVTKEGNVYYDVSRFPDYGKLSGNTLEQLRAGGHGREQMEVADDKESPEDFALWKHGSPRRQMNWDSPWGLGFPGWHIECSAMSVKYLGEQFDIHTGAVDLIFPHHEDEIAQSQGVSGKPPVRYWVHGEFLDFGNAKMARSKGNVVLLSTLKERGIEPLALRYLLLTAHYRSKINFTDESIAAAQNGLNNLRETLAELPADGAGATGPWSEEAQRLRDAFHEAINDNLELPTALNLAHRALRNQRIPPAERRRLLLDFDRVLGLRLETVAPRQPRSIPEEVLALVREREAARAARDWQRSDALREQIKAYGFEVRDTAHGTELI
- a CDS encoding serine/threonine-protein kinase, with protein sequence MTAVAKVGTLRGEKSAMVSRIDQRLGGYRLVRLLGQGHMTRVYLGEHVRTGAQAALKVVEAQLSSQELAELLIRAQILTRLEHPHIVRVFDFGAEDGLPFIVMAYAPHGTLRERHPRGTPLPLPTVVSYVRQVAAALQYIHSYKLIHRDIKPHNMLLGPDNQVWLSDFDIATVARSAGYRREKLQGFEGTVPYAAPEQLRGRPRLASDQYALGVVVYEWLTGDWPFVGTTQEIALQHQITPPPSLRERAPTVPPSVEQVVMRALAKDPNERFPSVEEFARELERASRQERLPLSPLPRSQFKSPLPFAPAAAQLAAAPSGESSPSSVVTTPRLVYRGHSARVASLAWASHGRYLASSSQDESVQIWDSHTGETLLIQRGLSLEAPVIAWSPDGRYLAMTDGLLSEVVQLLAVLPQDARAARLQSPAGARYEGLSERILAVAWSPDGRYLAAAGEERIVLVWEIATRRIVCTYRGHHGSIAALAWSPDSRQLASGGEDRTVHVWEPTASTGGNIRIYYGHHDKVNAVVWSPNGRFVASASDDQSVQIWEARDPRGIDGGREPLCYYGHNGGVTCVAWSPDGHLIASGSVDEQVHVWRPTGEGTLPTPLLSYRGHSDWVSTLAWSPAGEAIASGSWDGTVQIWEPFRQKATATN
- a CDS encoding YbjQ family protein, yielding MGEPRTAMDVRPGYRGRAFTSDLSGQEFWLVVDKGFQPLGLVMGNCIYSMGAIRNWLAGIKSHFQGELKEYTQLMYQARELALSRMQFEADQLGADGVIGVDIQVQYLHNGEWMEVTAIGTAVRWVGSGPNMPPTGQGRVVIPVGE